The Streptomyces sp. NBC_01276 genome includes the window GCCCTGCGAGGGCGAACAACCGGACGCGCCCAGGAAGCCGGGGGTTCACGGGGAGGGATCAGGTCCGGGAGCGCCCGGGCCGCCAGATCCACGCCCCTGGCCCGGGAGATCTCCGCCTCTGCCTGAGAAGCCGTGACCGTGTGCCGCGGGCGGGGCACGGCAGCCGTGGTCGTGGCCGTGTAGCGGGTCTTGCGCAGCTTCTCCGCCGCCTTCAGATCCGCCTTCAACTGCCGGGCCTTCTTCTCCCTGACCGAACTCAGCGCACGACGCTGCTCCGCCGTCGCCGCCTGGGCCAGATAGGCGGTCCCGAGGTGCCGGCCCCACTCCTCGGTGGAGAACACCTCGATCTGCCCGTCGTAGTGCGGCAGATACCTCAGCCGGACCCGCATGCCGACGTGCCCGACCATCCACGGCGCGACGTAGGCACGACGTCGCCAGCTGATCCCGTTCGTGGTGATCTTCCGGACCCGGCCGTCGTCCTCCAGCGCGAAGAACGCCAGCCGCTCCTCCGCCACGTCCTCGACCGGCGCCGGATCCGCCTCCCATGCCGCCAACGGCGTCATCCCCTTTGCGAGGCCCTCGGGATGGTGGCTGGTGTTCCACCCCCGCACCCACCTCAGCAGGGCCTCGACGAACTCCGGATACGACATGAGGTCCTCCACCCGGTCCGGACGGTGAGCACCGACCGGCCGGGCCCTGCGGGTATAGCCGGGCAGGGAGACCAGGAACATCTCCTCGACCGCATCGTTCAGCGCCTCGATGGTGCCCTTGCGGTACGGCTTGTACGCAGGCAGATCGTGGACGGGGACCGCGAAGGCGCCCAGAGCTCGCTCCACCGTCCGACACAGGAACTCCTTGCCCCGGTCCACGCGCACCACCCCGGGCAGGCCGCCGAACGGGCCGTACGGCTCGGTGCGGCTGATCCCCGTGCGCAGCGCGGCCAGGACCGCGTCCCTCGCCGGCTGATGCGGGGTAACCGCCACGCCTACGATCGCCTTCGTCGCGACATCGATGAACCACGTCACCCATGGGCACACCGCAGAGCCTTCGACGTCCACACGTACTGGGATCCGCTTGTGATCACCCTCCCAGCAGGCGTTCCGGTGCGTCCGCGGACGCTTGCCGTACACGTCATACCGACGACGAGCTGCTTCACCGCCCTTCAGGCCCGCCCGCTCCCCCACCGACAAGTCCTGACGCACGGCACGCTGCAGAGCACGAAGAGAAGGAACCGAATCCGCGACACCGGCCTTCGCCGCCTCGGCGAGCAGCTCGCGGTGGACCGCGGCCACATTCCCGCCCCACACCGCAAGACGCGCGCGGACATCCGCGCTCACACCGGCCCGAGCCGGCGGCCGGGCCGACAGACGCCCCTCACGCCGGGCCACCGACAACCAGCTCCACACCGTCCGCTCGGACACGTCCAAAGCCGAAGCAGTCAACCGCACATGAGCAGAAGCAAGTTCGCCACGACCATCGAGGGCCATCAGGCGCGTGAGTGCCGCCTCCCGCCCCACACCAGCCGACACCACCCAATCGGTGAAGCCACCGGCATCGCTGTCCGCCATCAGCCCCTCCCGCAGACGCCCATCCCCGCCCCGGAAACGCTGTCCACGACCACGCACCTCAAGCCGACACGCCGCACCGCATCCCACCAACGAGTGACTGCCCTGTGCGACTGATGCCTACGACAGCCGGCAGTGGTGCGCCGGGCGTCGCAAAAATCGGCTGGCGGCCCCCTCTCGGCTCGGTGCAGATTGACCTTGCGAATCCGGGGAGAGCGTTGGGGGTCGGGTGATGGGTGGCACACCTTGGACGGGTAACGACCGTGGCCACAACGATGTGGTTCACGGGCGCTGGCTGCGGCTGCTGAACCGGTCCACCGCAGAGCCCGGCTACCGGGACGAGTGGTACTACGAGCAGTGCGGTGGGTGTCGGTTCTGGATCGCGCTCAGTGGAGAGCTCGGCCAGGACTGGGGCGCCTGCACCGACGCCGGGTCAGCCTTCGACGGGCGGCTGCGTTTCGAGCACGACGGCTGTGAATCCTTCACCGACCGCGAGGACGGAACATTCGGCTGACCACTGCATCTGAGCCGCAGTGGCCTCGGCCGCGTGAGACCACCCGTCGCAAGCCCTGCCGCACTGTTGACATACACGCCCGCAACCTTCGCCTTCAAAGGACAGCGGCGGCCCAACAGGCCGAGCAGTCAGGCCCTCCCACAAGCCCACACACGCGACAGCAAACCTTCAGCGGGAAACGACACCGGCCTTCAGTAGAAAAACGACACCCCACAACCCACCCACCAGCCAAAACAACCTACTGAAAACCCTGTCGCCAACCACTGCAACCCACACGTCGCGCATCATGACCCCATGGACGGCCAAGGGCGGCACAGCAGCCGTCGAGTAGCGGTCTAGGACGGTGTGATCCGGTACGTGAGGTGAGTTACCTGGGGGGAGTCGACCACCCGTGTGGGCACGAGGCTGAGATTCGGTGAGACGCCGTCGAAGAGGCGGACTCCCGAGCCGAGTAGGAGGGGTGCGAGGTGGATCTGGAGCTCGTCCAGCAGCCCGGCGGCGAGGTACTGCCGTACGGTGTCCGCACCGCCGGAGATCTGTACGTCCTTGTCCCCCGCGGCCTTGCGCGCCTGGGCCAGCGCGCTGTCGATCCCTTCGGTCACGAAGGTGAAGGTGGTGCCGCCCTGCCGCACCCACGGTTCGCGCGGGGTGTGGGTGAGGACGAAGACGGGGGCGCGGAAGGGCGGCGGGTCGGGCCAGCCGACCTCACCTTCGGCGAACATCTGCCGCCCCATGATGTAGGCGCCGGCGCGGGTGAAGTTCTCCTGGACGATGTCGTCGTCCTGGTTGGTCTCCCCGCCCTTGATGCTCTGGCGCTCCCGCCAGCTCTCGACGCCGAAGACCCACTCGTGGATGCCCATTCCGCCGTCACCAAGCGGGTTGTCGGGGTGGGAGTTGGGCCCGGCGATGAAGCCGTCCAGAGACATGCCCAGACTGGCGAAGACATTGCTCACGCCTGCTCCCCCGTGGTGAAGAAGCCGGTCAGAACGGGGGCGAGGACCTCCGGGGCGATGCCGTGCTCCTGGCCGGGGAAGACCTGCAGCGTGAAGTTGTCGGCCAGTGACGCGAGTTCCCGCGCCCCGTCCAGCATGTGCGGTGCGCCCGCGTCCCCGCTGCCCACGAGGACAGGCAC containing:
- a CDS encoding transposase family protein; its protein translation is MADSDAGGFTDWVVSAGVGREAALTRLMALDGRGELASAHVRLTASALDVSERTVWSWLSVARREGRLSARPPARAGVSADVRARLAVWGGNVAAVHRELLAEAAKAGVADSVPSLRALQRAVRQDLSVGERAGLKGGEAARRRYDVYGKRPRTHRNACWEGDHKRIPVRVDVEGSAVCPWVTWFIDVATKAIVGVAVTPHQPARDAVLAALRTGISRTEPYGPFGGLPGVVRVDRGKEFLCRTVERALGAFAVPVHDLPAYKPYRKGTIEALNDAVEEMFLVSLPGYTRRARPVGAHRPDRVEDLMSYPEFVEALLRWVRGWNTSHHPEGLAKGMTPLAAWEADPAPVEDVAEERLAFFALEDDGRVRKITTNGISWRRRAYVAPWMVGHVGMRVRLRYLPHYDGQIEVFSTEEWGRHLGTAYLAQAATAEQRRALSSVREKKARQLKADLKAAEKLRKTRYTATTTAAVPRPRHTVTASQAEAEISRARGVDLAARALPDLIPPREPPASWARPVVRPRRAAGAQADAGQAEAADGGPPGAAGVRDDSGEC
- a CDS encoding DUF3027 domain-containing protein, producing the protein MVHGRWLRLLNRSTAEPGYRDEWYYEQCGGCRFWIALSGELGQDWGACTDAGSAFDGRLRFEHDGCESFTDREDGTFG
- a CDS encoding dihydrofolate reductase family protein; the protein is MSNVFASLGMSLDGFIAGPNSHPDNPLGDGGMGIHEWVFGVESWRERQSIKGGETNQDDDIVQENFTRAGAYIMGRQMFAEGEVGWPDPPPFRAPVFVLTHTPREPWVRQGGTTFTFVTEGIDSALAQARKAAGDKDVQISGGADTVRQYLAAGLLDELQIHLAPLLLGSGVRLFDGVSPNLSLVPTRVVDSPQVTHLTYRITPS